One genomic segment of Pseudomonas sp. p1(2021b) includes these proteins:
- a CDS encoding alginate O-acetyltransferase encodes MTPHLMKLLGLSAALLAISQGVRAADVQAPSFTAEPCCQLCPEAHDASRYVTRYQQNFTTLVQAQGDWLFRTREDLRTEFSTTPAGYKRLQQVHDAFKKRGIELVLVYQPTRGLVNRNMLNPAEKAAFDYQKALGNYRAMLQRFAKMGYNVPDLSPLTNEQLAAADQGKDFYFRGDQHWTPYGAERAAKIVADTVHDMPAFEGIPRKEFETHKSGRMGKTGTLHNVAGQLCGTSYAVQYMDQFATEPKGGASGGDDLFGDSGNAQITLVGTSHSGKNYNFSGFLQQYIGADVLNVAFPGGGLEGSMIQYLGSEEFRKNPPKILIWEFSPLYRLDQETIWRQILALLDDGCDGRPAQMSASATLKPGKNELMVNGKNGVIKDLINRNLQMDIKFEDPSVKVLQATLWYLNGRHEDIKIEKPETSDTDGRFVFQMREDEDWADQNLLALEVQGPENGTQKVEAKLCKRNNFAGHAQNTAQAGQ; translated from the coding sequence ATGACCCCACACCTGATGAAACTGCTCGGCCTGTCCGCCGCCCTCCTGGCCATCAGCCAGGGCGTGCGCGCCGCCGATGTGCAGGCCCCGAGCTTCACCGCCGAGCCTTGCTGCCAGCTGTGCCCCGAAGCCCACGACGCCAGCCGCTACGTGACCCGCTACCAGCAGAACTTCACCACCCTGGTCCAGGCCCAGGGCGACTGGCTGTTCCGTACCCGCGAAGACCTGCGCACCGAGTTCAGCACCACCCCGGCCGGCTACAAACGCCTGCAGCAGGTCCACGATGCCTTCAAGAAACGCGGCATCGAACTGGTGCTGGTGTACCAGCCGACCCGTGGCCTGGTGAACCGCAACATGCTCAACCCGGCCGAGAAAGCCGCCTTCGACTACCAGAAGGCCCTAGGCAACTACCGCGCCATGCTCCAACGCTTCGCCAAGATGGGCTACAACGTGCCCGACCTGTCGCCGCTGACCAACGAGCAACTGGCCGCGGCCGACCAGGGCAAGGACTTCTACTTCCGCGGCGACCAGCACTGGACGCCGTACGGCGCCGAGCGCGCGGCCAAGATCGTGGCCGACACCGTGCATGACATGCCGGCCTTCGAAGGCATCCCGCGCAAGGAATTCGAGACCCACAAGTCCGGGCGCATGGGCAAGACCGGCACCCTGCACAACGTCGCCGGCCAGCTGTGCGGCACCAGCTACGCGGTGCAGTACATGGACCAGTTCGCCACCGAGCCCAAGGGTGGTGCGAGCGGTGGTGACGACCTGTTCGGCGACTCGGGCAACGCCCAGATCACCCTGGTCGGCACCAGCCACAGTGGCAAGAACTACAACTTCTCCGGTTTCCTGCAGCAGTACATCGGTGCCGACGTGCTCAACGTCGCCTTCCCCGGCGGCGGCCTGGAAGGCTCGATGATCCAGTACCTGGGCAGCGAGGAGTTCCGCAAGAACCCACCCAAGATCCTGATCTGGGAGTTCTCCCCGCTCTACCGCCTGGACCAGGAAACCATCTGGCGCCAGATCCTCGCCCTGCTCGACGACGGCTGTGACGGCCGCCCTGCGCAGATGAGCGCCAGCGCCACCCTCAAGCCCGGCAAGAACGAGCTGATGGTCAATGGCAAGAACGGCGTGATCAAGGACCTGATCAACCGCAACCTGCAGATGGACATCAAGTTCGAAGACCCCTCGGTCAAGGTGCTGCAGGCCACCCTCTGGTACCTCAACGGTCGCCACGAGGACATCAAGATTGAAAAACCGGAGACCTCCGACACCGATGGCCGCTTCGTCTTCCAAATGCGCGAGGACGAGGACTGGGCTGACCAGAACCTGCTCGCCCTCGAAGTCCAGGGGCCGGAAAACGGTACCCAGAAGGTCGAGGCCAAGCTGTGCAAACGCAACAACTTCGCCGGTCATGCGCAGAACACCGCGCAGGCTGGCCAGTGA
- a CDS encoding nucleotide sugar dehydrogenase, which yields MRISIFGLGYVGAVCAGCLSARGHEVIGVDVSKTKIDLINQGKSPIVEPGLEPLLQQGIANGRLRGTTDFAEAIRASDVSMICVGTPSKKNGDLGLEYIESVCREIGYVLRDTERRHTIVVRSTVLPGTVKNVVIPILEDCSGKKAGVDFGVAVNPEFLRESTAIADYDRPPMTVIGELDKASGDVLQAIYEELDAPIIRKPVEVAEMIKYTCNVWHATKVTFANEIGNIAKAVGVDGRDVMDVVCQDKVLNLSQYYMRPGFAFGGSCLPKDVRALTYRASSLDVKAPLLDSLMRSNESQVQNAFDIIESHDKRKVALLGLSFKAGTDDLRESPLVELAERLIGKGYELNIYDQNVQYARVHGANKDYIESKIPHVSSLLNDDLQHVIDNADVIVLGNRDEKFRALAQQAPEGKQVIDLVGFMTKPTCGTSRTEGICW from the coding sequence ATGCGTATCAGCATCTTTGGTTTGGGTTATGTGGGTGCCGTCTGTGCAGGTTGCCTGTCGGCACGGGGCCATGAAGTGATTGGTGTGGACGTGTCCAAGACCAAGATCGACCTGATCAACCAGGGCAAGTCGCCCATCGTCGAGCCGGGTCTGGAACCGCTCCTGCAGCAAGGCATCGCCAATGGCCGCCTGCGTGGCACCACCGACTTCGCCGAAGCCATTCGTGCCAGTGACGTGTCGATGATCTGCGTCGGCACCCCGAGCAAGAAGAACGGCGACCTGGGCCTTGAGTACATCGAGTCGGTGTGCCGCGAGATCGGTTACGTGCTGCGCGATACCGAGCGCCGCCACACCATCGTGGTCCGCAGTACCGTACTGCCGGGCACCGTCAAGAACGTGGTGATCCCGATCCTCGAAGACTGCTCCGGCAAGAAGGCCGGCGTCGACTTCGGCGTCGCGGTCAACCCTGAGTTCCTGCGCGAAAGCACCGCCATCGCCGACTACGACCGCCCACCGATGACCGTCATCGGTGAGCTGGACAAAGCCAGCGGCGACGTGCTCCAGGCCATCTACGAGGAGCTGGACGCGCCGATCATCCGCAAGCCGGTCGAAGTGGCCGAAATGATCAAGTACACCTGCAACGTCTGGCACGCCACCAAGGTCACCTTCGCCAACGAGATCGGCAACATCGCCAAGGCCGTGGGTGTCGATGGCCGCGACGTGATGGACGTGGTCTGCCAGGACAAGGTCCTGAACCTGTCCCAGTACTACATGCGCCCAGGCTTCGCCTTCGGCGGCTCGTGCCTGCCCAAGGACGTGCGCGCCCTCACCTACCGCGCCTCGAGCCTGGACGTGAAGGCACCGCTGCTCGACTCACTGATGCGCAGCAACGAGTCCCAGGTGCAGAACGCCTTCGACATCATCGAAAGCCACGACAAGCGCAAGGTCGCCCTGCTGGGCCTGTCGTTCAAGGCTGGCACCGATGACCTGCGTGAAAGCCCGCTGGTGGAACTGGCCGAGCGTCTGATCGGCAAGGGCTACGAGCTGAACATCTACGACCAGAACGTCCAGTACGCCCGCGTCCACGGCGCCAACAAGGACTACATCGAGTCGAAGATCCCCCACGTGTCGTCGCTGCTCAACGATGACCTGCAGCACGTCATCGACAACGCCGACGTGATCGTCCTGGGCAACCGCGACGAGAAGTTCCGTGCCCTCGCCCAGCAGGCACCGGAAGGCAAGCAGGTGATCGACCTGGTCGGCTTCATGACCAAGCCCACCTGCGGCACCAGCCGTACCGAAGGCATCTGCTGGTAA
- the yaaA gene encoding peroxide stress protein YaaA, translating to MLTVISPAKTLDYDTPPVTQRFTLPQYLDDSQELITQLREFTPAQISELMHLSDKLAGLNAARFGSWTPDFTPANAKQALLAFKGDVYTGLDAESLSEDDFTYAQDHLRMLSGLYGLLRPLDLMQPYRLEMGTKLANARGKDLYAFWGTRISEWLNQALADQDDDLLLNLASNEYFSAVKRSALKARVIDVDFKDLKNGQYKIISFYAKKARGMMSRFVIQERIDDPEQLKRFDVQGYYYSAEQSKPDHLVFLRDHAAD from the coding sequence ATGCTGACGGTGATTTCCCCCGCCAAGACCCTCGACTACGACACCCCGCCGGTGACCCAGCGCTTCACCCTGCCCCAGTACCTGGACGATTCCCAGGAGCTGATCACCCAGTTGCGCGAATTCACGCCTGCCCAGATCAGTGAGCTGATGCACCTGTCCGACAAGCTCGCCGGCCTCAACGCCGCCCGCTTCGGCAGCTGGACGCCGGACTTCACCCCCGCCAATGCCAAGCAGGCCCTGCTGGCCTTCAAGGGTGACGTGTACACCGGGCTCGATGCCGAAAGCCTCAGCGAAGACGACTTCACCTACGCCCAGGACCACCTGCGTATGCTCTCGGGCCTCTACGGCCTGCTGCGCCCGCTGGACCTGATGCAGCCCTATCGGCTGGAAATGGGCACCAAGCTGGCCAACGCCCGCGGCAAGGACCTCTACGCCTTCTGGGGCACACGCATCAGCGAATGGCTGAACCAGGCGCTGGCCGACCAGGACGATGACCTGCTGCTGAACCTGGCCAGCAACGAGTACTTCAGCGCAGTCAAGCGCAGCGCATTGAAGGCGCGGGTGATCGACGTGGATTTCAAGGACCTGAAGAACGGCCAGTACAAGATCATCAGCTTCTATGCCAAAAAAGCCCGCGGGATGATGAGCCGCTTCGTGATCCAGGAACGGATCGACGACCCCGAGCAGCTCAAGCGGTTCGACGTGCAGGGGTATTACTACAGTGCCGAGCAGTCGAAGCCGGATCATCTGGTATTCCTGCGGGATCACGCTGCCGATTGA
- the algG gene encoding mannuronan 5-epimerase AlgG, which produces MNLHPNFRHGLLASALLLASSGLALAEPAKPVVKELQQAKTYTVSTAPVEPLHMDPPKLPDLTGYTAEAVQKKLDRSRKGKVSVRRMLQEESLKEFIGGDNKGAEWVRRQHGIPQAIFVDDGHVDLVQLSKQVPKQYLRETEPGVYLARLPIVVGRNGVLEINGKVKELRLSQDGGSFIVNDGKLFVTDTKVTGWREQANGPATFRKPDEFRPFLLSWGGTETYIVNTKMASFGYAKSKSYGVSISQYTPNMAKRMGRPEPTGWIIGSEFSDMWYGFYCYETQDFVVKDNTYRDNIVYGIDPHDRSHRLIIAGNTVYGTKKKHGIIISREVNDSWIINNKSYDNKLSGVVLDRNSVNNLVAYNEIYRNHTDGITLYESGDNLIWGNKLINNRRHGIRVRNSVNIRLYENVAMANGLVGVYGHIKDLSDTDRDIALDPFDTKVSLIVVGGELAANGSGPLSIDSPLSVELYKVSMLAPRKASGISLNGVLGERQDEILDLLVRQQKAVLIDPVERQAEMID; this is translated from the coding sequence ATGAACCTTCACCCGAATTTCCGCCACGGCCTGCTGGCCAGTGCCCTGCTGCTGGCCAGCAGTGGCCTGGCCCTGGCCGAGCCGGCCAAGCCGGTGGTCAAGGAGTTGCAGCAGGCCAAGACCTACACGGTCTCCACTGCACCGGTCGAGCCGTTGCACATGGACCCGCCCAAGCTGCCCGACCTCACCGGCTATACCGCTGAAGCGGTACAGAAGAAGCTCGATCGCAGCCGCAAGGGCAAGGTCAGCGTGCGCCGCATGCTCCAGGAGGAGTCGCTCAAGGAATTCATCGGCGGCGACAACAAGGGCGCCGAATGGGTTCGACGCCAGCACGGCATCCCCCAGGCGATCTTCGTCGATGACGGGCATGTCGATCTGGTACAACTGAGCAAGCAGGTGCCCAAGCAGTACCTGCGCGAGACCGAACCGGGGGTGTACCTGGCGCGTCTGCCGATCGTGGTCGGCCGCAACGGCGTGCTGGAAATCAACGGCAAGGTCAAGGAACTGCGCCTGTCCCAGGACGGCGGTTCGTTCATCGTCAACGACGGCAAGCTGTTCGTCACCGACACCAAGGTCACCGGCTGGCGCGAGCAGGCCAACGGCCCGGCCACCTTCCGCAAGCCGGACGAGTTCCGCCCGTTCCTGCTGTCCTGGGGCGGTACCGAGACCTACATCGTCAACACCAAGATGGCCAGCTTCGGCTACGCCAAGAGTAAGTCGTACGGGGTGAGTATCTCCCAGTACACGCCGAACATGGCCAAGCGCATGGGCCGCCCGGAACCCACCGGCTGGATCATCGGCTCGGAGTTCAGCGACATGTGGTACGGCTTCTACTGCTACGAGACCCAGGACTTCGTGGTCAAGGACAACACCTACCGCGACAACATTGTCTATGGCATCGACCCCCACGACCGCTCGCACCGCCTGATCATCGCCGGCAACACCGTGTACGGCACCAAGAAGAAGCACGGGATCATCATTTCCCGTGAGGTCAACGACAGCTGGATCATCAACAACAAGAGCTACGACAACAAACTCTCCGGTGTGGTCCTGGACCGTAACAGCGTCAACAACCTGGTCGCCTACAACGAGATCTACCGCAACCACACCGACGGCATCACCCTGTACGAGAGCGGCGACAACCTGATCTGGGGCAACAAGCTGATCAACAACCGCCGCCACGGTATCCGCGTGCGTAACAGCGTGAACATCCGCCTGTACGAGAACGTCGCCATGGCCAACGGCCTGGTCGGTGTGTACGGGCACATCAAGGACCTTTCCGACACCGACCGCGACATCGCCCTCGATCCGTTCGATACCAAGGTCTCGCTGATCGTCGTCGGTGGCGAACTGGCGGCCAACGGCTCCGGCCCGCTGTCTATCGACTCGCCGCTGTCGGTGGAGCTGTACAAGGTCTCCATGCTGGCGCCACGCAAGGCCAGCGGCATCAGCCTCAACGGCGTGCTGGGCGAGCGCCAGGACGAAATCCTCGACCTGCTGGTGCGCCAGCAGAAGGCTGTGCTGATCGACCCGGTCGAACGCCAGGCCGAAATGATCGACTAA
- a CDS encoding alginate biosynthesis protein Alg44 gives MNTAVNANVVHESEAQRQHVRVRIPAKLRYLDRNRETHDVKVDDLSAGGLSFHTSKPLNVGDVLRGRLQFTVDNLGLSMDVEFQVRSYQSTGRTGVQFQNLEPRDVATLRHIITTFLSGEMIDVGGVLSTLQRDNFTKARKQKDNGSGLSAFGRLRAVTVSLGVFVVGVAAFSFIAKSLYGMYFVSHAEAGVVAVPTTNVTMPRDGTVQSLVESGGQVVKGAPLASFSTSMLDMLKGHLDDSQLEPAKVEELFGKQLSGTLTSPCDCLVSRQLVNDGQYAAKGQPIFQLIPRTSNPMIEARFSYRQFDQVKPGTRVQFQIAGEDDVRTGQIVSSANLNSEDLASDIRVQIKPDGALPAELAGRPASVNADRGPSLDWLIDKAVARGL, from the coding sequence ATGAATACCGCCGTGAACGCCAATGTCGTGCATGAGTCCGAAGCCCAGCGCCAGCATGTACGGGTACGCATCCCCGCCAAACTGCGCTACCTGGACCGCAACCGCGAGACGCACGATGTGAAGGTGGACGATCTCTCCGCCGGGGGCCTGTCCTTCCACACCAGTAAACCGTTGAATGTTGGTGACGTCCTGCGGGGCCGCCTGCAGTTCACGGTCGACAACCTGGGCCTGTCCATGGACGTCGAGTTCCAGGTCCGCTCCTACCAGAGCACCGGCCGCACCGGCGTGCAGTTCCAGAACCTGGAGCCGCGCGACGTGGCGACCCTGCGTCACATCATCACCACCTTCCTGTCCGGCGAGATGATCGACGTGGGCGGCGTGCTCAGCACCCTGCAGCGCGACAACTTCACCAAGGCGCGCAAGCAGAAGGACAACGGCTCGGGCCTGTCGGCCTTCGGCCGCCTGCGCGCGGTCACCGTCAGCCTCGGCGTGTTCGTGGTCGGCGTGGCCGCCTTCAGCTTCATCGCCAAGTCGCTGTATGGCATGTACTTCGTCAGCCACGCCGAGGCCGGTGTGGTCGCCGTGCCCACCACCAACGTCACCATGCCCCGCGACGGCACTGTGCAGAGCCTGGTGGAAAGTGGCGGCCAGGTGGTCAAGGGCGCGCCGCTGGCGAGCTTCAGCACCAGCATGCTGGACATGCTAAAGGGCCACCTGGACGACTCGCAGCTCGAGCCGGCCAAGGTCGAGGAGCTGTTCGGCAAGCAGCTTTCCGGCACCCTCACCAGCCCCTGCGATTGCTTAGTCTCGCGTCAACTGGTGAACGACGGCCAGTACGCCGCCAAAGGCCAGCCGATCTTCCAGCTGATCCCGCGTACCAGCAATCCGATGATCGAGGCGCGCTTCAGCTACCGCCAGTTCGACCAGGTCAAGCCCGGCACCCGCGTGCAGTTCCAGATCGCCGGCGAAGACGACGTGCGCACCGGCCAGATCGTCAGCAGCGCCAACCTCAACAGTGAAGACCTGGCCTCGGATATCCGCGTGCAGATCAAGCCCGACGGCGCCCTGCCTGCCGAACTGGCTGGCCGCCCTGCCTCCGTCAACGCCGACCGTGGCCCGTCGCTGGACTGGCTGATCGACAAGGCTGTGGCCCGCGGGCTGTAA
- the alg8 gene encoding mannuronan synthase, translated as MQRLQTVLLQCAGWLLYVSLLMLIALALPSDIFDSQSKHFIFLVGAVGIWRYSMGATHFIRGMVFLYGVYPYLRRKVRKLGKAADPSHVYLMVTSFRIDAHTTAQVYSSVIREAIDCGYPTTVVCSLVEMSDELLVKSLWARYNPPAHVKLDFVRIAGTGKRDGLAFGFRAISRMMPDEHAVVAVIDGDTVLGEGVVRKTVPWFKLFPNVGGLTTNEFCEVRGGYIMSEWHKLRFAQRHINMCSMALSKRVLTMTGRMSMFRASVVTNPEFIADVESDSLYHWRLGRFKFLTGDDKSSWFSLMRLGYDTFYVPDAAINTVEHPPEKSFLKASRKLMYRWYGNNLRQNSRALGLGLKRLGLFTSIVLFDQRVSMWTSLLGLTVAVIASLKFGLGFLLVYLLWIGITRLILTIMLLCSGHNVGPAYPLILYYNQIVGAIMKIYVFFRLDKQSWTRQPTALKRDLASFQQWFNTWSSRTMTFSAASIFVAVLFMIV; from the coding sequence ATGCAAAGGCTCCAGACAGTGCTGTTGCAGTGCGCCGGGTGGCTGCTCTACGTGAGCCTGCTCATGCTGATCGCCCTGGCCCTGCCCAGCGACATCTTCGACTCGCAGTCGAAGCACTTCATCTTCCTGGTCGGCGCTGTCGGCATCTGGCGCTATTCCATGGGCGCCACCCATTTCATCCGTGGCATGGTCTTCCTCTACGGCGTCTACCCGTACCTGCGCCGCAAGGTGCGCAAGCTGGGCAAGGCAGCCGACCCGTCCCACGTGTACCTGATGGTCACCAGCTTCCGCATCGACGCCCACACCACCGCGCAGGTCTACAGCTCGGTGATCCGCGAGGCGATCGATTGTGGCTACCCCACCACCGTGGTCTGCTCGCTGGTGGAGATGTCCGATGAGCTGCTGGTCAAGAGCCTGTGGGCCCGCTACAACCCGCCCGCCCACGTCAAGCTGGACTTCGTGCGCATCGCCGGTACCGGCAAGCGCGACGGCCTGGCCTTCGGCTTCCGCGCCATCTCGCGGATGATGCCCGACGAGCATGCGGTGGTCGCGGTGATCGACGGCGACACCGTGCTCGGCGAAGGCGTGGTCCGCAAGACCGTACCCTGGTTCAAGCTGTTCCCCAATGTCGGTGGCCTGACCACCAACGAATTCTGCGAAGTGCGCGGCGGCTACATCATGAGCGAGTGGCACAAGCTGCGCTTCGCCCAGCGCCACATCAACATGTGCTCGATGGCCTTGTCCAAGCGCGTGCTGACCATGACCGGGCGTATGTCGATGTTCCGCGCCAGCGTGGTGACCAACCCCGAGTTCATCGCCGACGTGGAAAGCGACTCGCTGTACCACTGGCGCCTGGGCCGCTTCAAGTTCCTTACCGGTGACGACAAGTCCAGCTGGTTCAGCCTCATGCGCCTGGGCTACGACACCTTCTACGTGCCGGACGCGGCGATCAACACGGTCGAGCACCCGCCGGAGAAGAGCTTCCTCAAGGCCAGCCGCAAGCTGATGTACCGCTGGTACGGCAACAACCTGCGACAGAACTCCCGCGCACTGGGCCTGGGCCTCAAGCGCCTGGGGCTGTTCACCAGCATCGTCCTGTTCGACCAGCGCGTGTCCATGTGGACCAGCCTGCTGGGCCTGACCGTGGCGGTGATCGCCAGCCTCAAGTTCGGCCTGGGCTTCCTGCTGGTGTACCTGCTGTGGATCGGCATCACCCGCCTGATCCTCACCATCATGCTGCTGTGCTCGGGCCACAACGTAGGGCCGGCCTACCCGCTGATCCTTTATTACAACCAGATCGTCGGCGCGATCATGAAGATCTACGTGTTCTTCCGCCTCGACAAACAGTCGTGGACCCGCCAGCCGACTGCGCTCAAGCGTGACCTCGCAAGTTTTCAACAATGGTTCAACACCTGGTCCTCGCGGACCATGACCTTCTCGGCGGCCAGCATCTTCGTCGCTGTGCTGTTCATGATCGTGTGA
- the algK gene encoding alginate biosynthesis TPR repeat lipoprotein AlgK encodes MQSIRGQARSHRDRAALGLCALAIALAGCSGLPDQRLANEAMKRGDTALAERNYKALADLGYSDAQVGLADIQVATRDPAQLKQAEATYRAAAATSPRAQARLGRLLVAKPDATQAERQEAETLLKLAAQQGERNTLIPLAMLYLQYPQSFPNVNAQQQIDRWRAAGNPEAGLAQVLLYRTQGTYDQHLGDVEKICKAALNTTDICYVELATVYQKRAQPDQQAALIQQLKAAYGSGAVPATRVDSVARVLADRSLGQTDEKTAKELLEHVAPANPASWVSLAQLVYDFPELGDSDQLLAYIDKGREAEQPRAELLLGRLYYEGKTLPADAKKAEQHLQAAADAGEISAHYYLGQLYRRGYLGHVEPQKAVDHLLSAARGGQLSADYALAQLFSEGRGIRPAPTNAWVFAQLAQANPTPQSAELLQQLEQQLTPEQRSQAQQLLDQEKQARGSMAQVGNSTLAQEALQDEEKEVDGEDSL; translated from the coding sequence ATGCAATCGATTCGCGGGCAAGCCCGCTCCCACAGGGACCGTGCAGCCCTGGGACTGTGCGCCCTGGCCATAGCCCTGGCCGGCTGCTCCGGCCTGCCCGACCAGCGCCTGGCCAACGAAGCCATGAAGCGCGGCGATACCGCCCTGGCCGAGCGCAACTACAAGGCCTTGGCCGACCTGGGCTACAGCGATGCCCAGGTGGGCCTGGCCGATATCCAGGTCGCCACCCGCGACCCGGCCCAGCTCAAGCAGGCGGAGGCCACCTACCGCGCCGCTGCGGCCACTTCGCCGCGTGCCCAGGCCCGCCTCGGCCGCCTGCTGGTGGCCAAGCCCGACGCCACCCAGGCTGAGCGCCAGGAGGCCGAGACCCTGCTCAAGCTCGCGGCGCAACAAGGCGAGCGCAACACCCTGATCCCCCTGGCGATGCTCTACCTGCAGTACCCGCAGAGCTTCCCCAACGTCAACGCCCAGCAGCAGATCGACCGGTGGCGCGCCGCCGGTAACCCCGAGGCGGGTCTGGCCCAGGTACTGCTCTATCGCACCCAGGGCACCTACGACCAGCACCTGGGCGATGTGGAGAAGATCTGCAAGGCCGCGCTGAACACCACCGACATCTGCTACGTGGAACTGGCCACCGTCTACCAGAAGCGTGCCCAGCCCGACCAACAGGCCGCACTGATCCAGCAGCTCAAGGCCGCCTACGGCAGCGGTGCGGTACCGGCCACCCGGGTCGACAGCGTCGCCCGCGTCCTGGCCGACCGCAGCCTGGGCCAGACCGACGAGAAGACCGCCAAGGAACTGCTCGAACACGTGGCCCCGGCCAACCCGGCCTCCTGGGTGAGCCTGGCGCAGCTGGTGTACGACTTCCCCGAGCTCGGCGACAGCGACCAGCTGCTGGCCTACATCGACAAAGGCCGCGAGGCCGAACAGCCGCGCGCCGAACTGCTGCTGGGCCGCCTCTACTACGAAGGCAAGACCCTGCCGGCCGATGCCAAGAAGGCCGAGCAACACCTGCAGGCGGCCGCCGATGCCGGCGAGATCAGCGCCCACTACTACCTCGGCCAGCTATACCGTCGCGGCTACCTGGGCCACGTCGAGCCGCAGAAGGCCGTCGATCACCTGCTCAGCGCCGCCCGTGGTGGCCAGCTGAGCGCTGACTATGCCCTGGCCCAGCTGTTCAGCGAAGGCCGTGGCATCCGCCCGGCGCCGACCAACGCGTGGGTATTCGCCCAACTGGCCCAGGCCAACCCGACGCCCCAGTCGGCCGAGCTGCTGCAACAGCTCGAGCAGCAACTGACCCCCGAACAACGCAGCCAGGCCCAGCAACTGCTGGACCAGGAAAAGCAGGCACGCGGCAGCATGGCCCAGGTCGGCAACAGCACCCTGGCCCAGGAAGCCCTGCAAGACGAAGAAAAAGAAGTAGACGGTGAGGACTCGCTATGA
- a CDS encoding alginate export family protein has protein sequence MTLNPFVKAGIGLSFALLWSCPTLAEMTADKNFGLDIKITGQSEDDRDLGTRSGGDVNGLGLDLRPWVYGERGNWSAFAMGQAVAATDIIETDTLRQSDDGSTVDNADDGRKPDKSYLAMREFWVGYSGFTPYPGEQLRFGRQRLRSDDGMWRDTNIEALNWTFDTTLLKADLGVAQRFSEYRTDLTELAPEDKDRTHVYGNVATQWTPGHWVGVRAHHTHDSGSLKDPGETVDALDKTRTGDLTWLGLEANSDAYNWRNDHTVNYWGSVTWLTGDRDTLSSQTVGNEQVATGKQSGDVNAWATDLGVRLRLNPNWQVGAAYARGSGGGGSDGSSNYEQTGLESNRSNYTGTRSRVHRFGEAFRGELGNLQAATLFASWQLRDDYDASFIYHKFWRVDDQQNIGSSGINAVVEDNGVNRPLINGEKDLGQEMDVVVTKYFKQGLLPASLSQSIDEPSALVRLRAGVFKPGDAYGSETDSYMHRAFVDVIWRY, from the coding sequence ATGACGCTCAATCCATTCGTGAAAGCCGGCATTGGCCTGAGCTTCGCCCTGCTGTGGTCCTGCCCGACCCTGGCGGAAATGACAGCCGACAAGAACTTCGGCCTGGACATCAAGATCACCGGCCAGTCCGAGGACGACCGCGACCTGGGCACCCGCTCCGGCGGCGACGTCAACGGCCTGGGCCTTGACCTGCGCCCCTGGGTGTACGGCGAGCGTGGCAACTGGAGCGCCTTCGCCATGGGCCAGGCGGTGGCCGCCACCGACATCATCGAGACCGACACCCTGCGCCAGTCCGACGACGGCAGCACGGTGGACAACGCCGACGATGGCCGCAAGCCCGACAAGAGCTACCTGGCGATGCGTGAATTCTGGGTCGGCTACAGCGGCTTCACCCCGTACCCGGGCGAGCAACTGCGCTTCGGTCGCCAGCGCCTGCGCAGCGACGACGGCATGTGGCGCGACACCAACATCGAGGCGCTGAACTGGACCTTCGACACCACCCTGCTCAAGGCCGACCTGGGCGTAGCCCAGCGCTTCAGCGAATACCGCACCGACCTCACCGAGCTCGCCCCCGAGGACAAGGACCGCACCCACGTCTACGGTAACGTCGCCACCCAATGGACGCCGGGGCACTGGGTTGGCGTGCGTGCCCACCACACCCACGACAGCGGCAGCCTGAAAGACCCGGGCGAAACCGTCGATGCGCTGGACAAGACTCGCACCGGCGATCTTACCTGGCTGGGCCTGGAAGCCAACAGCGACGCCTACAACTGGCGCAACGACCATACCGTCAACTACTGGGGCAGCGTCACCTGGCTGACCGGCGATCGCGACACCCTCAGCAGCCAGACCGTGGGCAACGAGCAGGTCGCCACCGGCAAGCAGAGCGGTGACGTCAATGCCTGGGCCACCGACCTGGGCGTGCGCCTGCGCCTGAATCCCAACTGGCAGGTCGGTGCGGCCTATGCCCGCGGCAGCGGCGGTGGCGGCAGCGACGGCTCGAGCAACTACGAGCAGACCGGCCTCGAGAGCAACCGCTCCAACTACACCGGCACCCGCTCGCGCGTACACCGCTTCGGCGAAGCCTTCCGTGGCGAGCTGGGCAACCTGCAGGCAGCCACCCTGTTCGCCTCCTGGCAGTTGCGCGACGACTACGACGCCAGCTTCATCTACCACAAGTTCTGGCGCGTCGATGACCAGCAGAACATCGGCTCCAGCGGCATCAACGCCGTGGTCGAGGACAACGGCGTGAACCGTCCGCTGATCAACGGCGAGAAGGACCTGGGCCAGGAGATGGACGTGGTGGTCACCAAGTACTTCAAGCAGGGCCTGCTGCCGGCTTCGCTGAGCCAGTCGATCGACGAGCCGTCGGCCCTGGTGCGCCTGCGTGCTGGCGTGTTCAAGCCGGGCGACGCCTACGGCAGCGAGACCGACTCCTACATGCACCGCGCCTTCGTCGACGTGATCTGGCGCTACTGA